The Glycine soja cultivar W05 chromosome 6, ASM419377v2, whole genome shotgun sequence genome has a window encoding:
- the LOC114416441 gene encoding uncharacterized protein LOC114416441, producing MMQSLMSMKACVGTRLPVLTNSEASTRKQRVNYPNRRYGRNVIVSCGLERNGNEGMGSNEGSFSHNYAILKHRMEKVAKSEYYEEAARIRDSLKCFEDEVPVLRLRRLLKEAVADERFQDAARYRDELKAIAPHSLLKCSSDATTLGIRVQVKSAYIEARSQPSEEVYFYEYRIRITNNTNRPVQLLRRHWIISDANGKIENIWGIGVVGEQPAIFPRSSFEFSSTCPLSTQNGRMEGDFEMIYVDRVGSRAFNVAVAPFSLSLLGDGETT from the exons atgATGCAGTCGTTGATGAGCATGAAGGCTTGCGTGGGTACGAGGTTACCAGTTTTAACGAACTCCGAGGCGAGTACGAGGAAGCAGCGCGTGAATTATCCGAACCGTAGGTATGGGAGAAATGTGATTGTTTCGTGCGGTTTGGAGAGGAATGGGAACGAAGGAATGGGTTCGAACGAAGGTTCGTTTAGCCATAATTACGCTATCTTGAAGCACCGGATGGAGAAAGTGGCTAAGTCCGAG TATTACGAAGAGGCTGCGAGGATTCGTGACTCGCTCAAGTGCTTCGAAGATGAGGTTCCCGTTCTGCGTCTTCGGAGATTGTTGAAGGAAGCCGTTGCTGATGAGAGGTTTCAG GACGCAGCCAGATATCGTGATGAGCTCAAAGCAATTGCTCCACATTCTCTCTTAAAATGCTCAAGTGATGCGACAACCTTG GGAATCCGTGTCCAAGTTAAGAGTGCATATATAGAGGCCAGAAGTCAGCCTTCAGAGGAGGTATATTTCTATGAATACAGAATCAGAATTACCAATAATACAAACCGCCCTGTTCAACTTCTCAGAAGGCATTGGATTATATCTGATGCTAATgggaaaattgaaaatatctg GGGAATTGGAGTTGTTGGTGAACAACCAGCTATCTTTCCAAGGAGTAGTTTTGAATTCTCTTCTACATGCCCTTTAAGCACACAAAATGGTAGAATG GAAGGTGACTTTGAGATGATATATGTTGATCGAGTAGGCTCAAGAGCATTTAATGTTGCCGTTGCCCCTTTCTCACTCTCTCTACTTGGAGATGGTGAAACTACTTGA